The following proteins are co-located in the Maridesulfovibrio sp. genome:
- a CDS encoding anion permease: MDIYDLFFYMSLFAGFMMAFNLGANDVANSMASAVGAKAITIRQAVLIAGTLNFAGAVFLGSHVTATVSKGIINPAAISDPKLIMIGMFSALLAAGLWVLISTFTALPVSSTHSIVGAILGFGLVAGGPDVVNWFKMVGIVMSWIISPFFAATIAFAIFTHIRKTILFKKDFIRQAQKWAPIWMGLTVLLISLSFLYKTPMGKSLKLPFIGSLALGFGIAALVWFAGRLAVNKLVGDPEQGAEAVEETFRKLQVGTSCYVALSQGANDVANAIGPVAAIYLISKEHVLLAKADVPMSLLVMGGLGIAIGISLMGHKVMGTVGEKITVLTNTRGFAVDFGAASTVLAASNLGLPVSSTHAAVGAVVGVGLARGFSAVNFKILGRIVLYWVLTVPIAAITSITIFSLLKWAFI; this comes from the coding sequence ATGGATATTTACGATCTGTTTTTTTACATGTCCCTGTTTGCAGGGTTCATGATGGCTTTTAACCTTGGCGCAAACGACGTAGCCAACTCCATGGCTTCGGCCGTTGGAGCAAAAGCCATCACAATCCGGCAGGCAGTACTGATCGCAGGGACCCTGAACTTTGCGGGAGCGGTTTTCCTCGGCTCCCATGTGACCGCAACGGTCAGTAAGGGAATCATCAATCCGGCAGCCATCTCCGATCCGAAATTAATAATGATCGGTATGTTTTCAGCTTTGCTGGCAGCGGGATTATGGGTACTCATATCAACATTTACGGCCTTGCCGGTCTCATCCACCCACTCCATTGTCGGCGCCATCCTCGGCTTCGGCCTTGTTGCAGGCGGTCCGGATGTGGTTAACTGGTTTAAAATGGTCGGAATTGTGATGTCATGGATTATTTCACCATTCTTTGCAGCAACCATTGCCTTTGCCATTTTCACGCATATCAGGAAGACAATTCTCTTCAAAAAAGACTTCATCCGTCAGGCACAAAAATGGGCTCCTATATGGATGGGCTTGACAGTTCTGCTAATTTCCCTTTCATTCCTATATAAGACCCCCATGGGTAAAAGTTTAAAACTGCCCTTCATCGGTTCCCTGGCTTTAGGGTTCGGAATCGCCGCGCTGGTATGGTTTGCAGGGCGCTTGGCCGTAAATAAACTGGTTGGAGATCCCGAACAGGGAGCTGAGGCTGTGGAAGAAACTTTCCGCAAACTGCAGGTGGGGACATCATGTTACGTAGCCCTCTCACAGGGTGCAAACGATGTTGCCAACGCAATCGGACCGGTAGCAGCAATCTACCTTATATCCAAGGAACACGTATTGCTGGCTAAAGCCGATGTCCCCATGAGCCTGCTGGTCATGGGCGGACTGGGTATCGCCATCGGTATCTCCCTCATGGGTCACAAGGTTATGGGTACTGTGGGTGAAAAAATCACCGTGCTGACCAATACCCGCGGGTTCGCAGTTGACTTCGGTGCAGCTTCAACCGTACTGGCAGCATCCAACCTCGGATTACCGGTATCATCCACCCACGCAGCAGTGGGTGCAGTTGTTGGTGTAGGTCTCGCAAGAGGTTTTTCAGCGGTAAACTTTAAAATCCTCGGAAGAATCGTGCTTTATTGGGTGCTCACTGTACCCATAGCCGCGATCACAAGTATAACAATTTTCAGCCTGCTCAAATGGGCTTTCATCTAG
- a CDS encoding DUF47 family protein, which translates to MHFRLPFLGLIVNKDPMDGLVKHYNKIAECIHIINDSVECYVAGNDTCREFNELIEQIDKVESQADKIKRSIRNHLPHSMFMSVDKVLFFNYTRSQDNILDNAQEALHWLAMRKVAIPSEYQKDLILLLSEVNDTTTSLGPALKATIALNNGKSIDREGTKNKFRKVRKHYARSMEMRRELAKKIYNSDMDFKDIYQLMHFVDCLNEMAHQSETCADMLRAMIAR; encoded by the coding sequence ATGCACTTTCGTCTTCCTTTCTTAGGCCTTATCGTTAACAAGGACCCCATGGACGGGCTGGTCAAGCACTACAACAAAATTGCTGAGTGCATCCACATTATCAACGATTCCGTTGAATGCTATGTTGCCGGAAACGACACCTGCCGCGAATTCAATGAACTGATTGAACAGATTGATAAAGTTGAATCCCAAGCAGATAAAATCAAACGTTCCATCCGCAACCACCTGCCGCACTCCATGTTCATGTCCGTGGATAAGGTTCTGTTCTTCAACTACACCCGCAGTCAGGACAACATTCTGGACAACGCTCAGGAAGCACTGCACTGGCTGGCAATGCGCAAGGTAGCTATCCCTTCTGAATACCAGAAAGATCTGATCCTGCTGCTCTCCGAGGTCAACGACACTACAACCAGCCTTGGACCTGCACTGAAAGCAACCATTGCTCTCAACAACGGAAAGTCCATTGACCGTGAAGGCACCAAGAACAAGTTCCGCAAGGTCCGTAAGCACTACGCCCGCTCAATGGAAATGCGTAGGGAACTGGCCAAAAAGATCTACAATTCCGACATGGACTTCAAAGACATCTACCAGCTCATGCATTTCGTAGATTGCCTCAACGAAATGGCGCATCAGTCTGAAACCTGCGCCGACATGCTCAGGGCTATGATTGCCAGATAA
- a CDS encoding multidrug efflux SMR transporter: MTAYAYLIIAIVFEVVATSALKASEGFTRMVPSIIVVVGYVATFYFFSLVLKTMPVGVAYAIWCGLGIILVTLMGIFLYGQTPDLPAILGMALILIGVCVINYFSKTIVH; the protein is encoded by the coding sequence ATGACGGCCTATGCGTATCTGATTATAGCAATTGTATTTGAAGTTGTGGCAACCAGTGCCCTGAAAGCTTCTGAAGGTTTTACCAGGATGGTACCCAGCATTATCGTGGTGGTAGGGTATGTCGCTACATTCTACTTTTTTTCATTGGTGCTCAAAACCATGCCGGTTGGTGTTGCGTATGCAATCTGGTGCGGGCTGGGAATTATTCTGGTTACTCTCATGGGTATTTTTCTATATGGCCAGACTCCTGATTTACCGGCCATTTTGGGAATGGCCCTTATCTTGATCGGTGTGTGCGTCATTAACTATTTTTCCAAAACTATTGTTCATTAA
- a CDS encoding LysR family transcriptional regulator: MANQNILGQLPPDILRSFILVADTGSFTQAAKLVFRTQAAVSLQIKRLEEELGYDLFVREGRKAILSPKGEILYGYSRKILDLYDEAVAAIVQPELSGHVRIGAPDDYATQHLPSALKRFAMSHPMVQVEVLCDDTYKLDPLLNDRKLDLMITTESQSSANSIPLELVWIMSELMNPADVEVLPLALYHQECCYCHNALEALDKNSRKHRVVYRSPSLAGVTGAVKAGIAIAPVTKDTQVEGCRHAVPMDGLPEIAPVHMALRYPPGRSSKVVSSFAEFISSEMGLKREVNTTQNA, translated from the coding sequence ATGGCTAATCAAAACATCTTAGGACAACTTCCTCCGGACATACTGCGTTCATTTATACTCGTCGCAGACACCGGCAGCTTCACCCAAGCGGCCAAACTGGTATTCCGTACTCAGGCCGCTGTCAGCCTCCAGATCAAGCGATTGGAGGAAGAGCTTGGATATGATCTATTTGTCCGGGAAGGAAGAAAGGCTATTTTAAGCCCGAAAGGTGAGATCCTATACGGGTATTCACGGAAGATTCTTGATTTGTACGATGAAGCTGTTGCAGCCATAGTTCAGCCGGAACTGAGCGGACATGTTCGCATCGGAGCGCCTGACGATTATGCAACGCAGCATTTGCCCAGTGCGCTTAAGAGATTTGCCATGTCGCACCCTATGGTGCAGGTCGAAGTCCTTTGCGATGACACCTACAAGCTGGATCCCCTGCTTAATGACCGGAAACTTGATTTGATGATTACAACAGAAAGTCAAAGCTCAGCGAATTCAATTCCGCTGGAACTGGTCTGGATTATGTCTGAACTTATGAATCCGGCAGACGTGGAAGTCCTTCCGCTGGCCTTGTACCATCAGGAGTGCTGCTATTGCCACAATGCGCTGGAAGCTCTGGATAAAAATTCGCGAAAACACAGAGTGGTATACCGCAGCCCGAGCCTTGCAGGTGTAACAGGCGCAGTCAAAGCCGGGATCGCCATTGCCCCGGTGACCAAAGATACACAGGTGGAAGGATGCCGCCACGCAGTTCCCATGGACGGCCTGCCTGAGATAGCGCCGGTACACATGGCCCTGCGCTATCCTCCCGGACGCAGTTCCAAGGTCGTTTCTTCTTTTGCCGAATTTATCAGTTCGGAAATGGGACTGAAGCGAGAGGTCAACACAACTCAGAACGCTTGA
- the acs gene encoding acetate--CoA ligase: protein MDHKETLDSLLHEERVFRPLPQMLIEAGINPQDLRAARELAEVDLCSYWEEAAEELDWFKKWEQVCDISDAPNYHWFSGARCNIVYNALDRHIETVNKNRLALIWEGEPGDSRQYTYYELYRAVNRFANGLRGLGVGKGDRVVLYMPQLPETVIAMLACARIGAVHSMVFSGFSALLLRERVREVDPRVVVTVDGFYRNGQVIRLKEEVDRALLDDPAQNLESVVVVHRANVDVNMDSARDCWYEDLVRHERPHAPAEIMAADDPLFIMHTSGTTGKPKGLVHSHGGYMVGVHRTFKWVFDLKPTDIFWCSADPGWITGHSYLVYGPLLAGTTTVMYEGHSLYPQADRLWNIVSKYGVTIFYTSPTQIRTLMRFGHRYPEQHDLSSLRILGAVGEPFNTEAWLWMYENIGKGQCPVLDTWWQTETGMIMISPLPVSVLKPGSVTRPLPGIDADVVDAEGNPVPDGKGGLLVIKKPWPAMFSDVIGDREEVMAHYWKRIPGMFYAGDVARKDEDGYFWIQGRADDVLNISGHRIGTAEVECALTKHPQVAEAVVVGVADKIKGQVAKAYVTLNHGFVESDDLHRELKEQVSRELGPIVIVRSVEFRDELPKTSSGKIKRSELC from the coding sequence GTGGATCATAAAGAAACACTGGACAGCCTGTTGCACGAAGAGAGAGTCTTCCGCCCCCTGCCCCAAATGCTTATTGAGGCAGGAATCAATCCGCAGGATCTGCGCGCAGCGCGGGAATTGGCGGAGGTGGACCTCTGTTCCTATTGGGAAGAAGCAGCTGAAGAACTGGACTGGTTCAAAAAATGGGAACAGGTCTGTGACATTTCCGATGCCCCCAATTACCATTGGTTCAGCGGAGCGCGCTGCAATATTGTCTACAACGCCCTTGATCGCCATATCGAGACAGTTAACAAGAATCGTCTGGCTTTGATCTGGGAAGGTGAGCCGGGTGATTCCCGCCAATATACCTATTATGAACTTTATCGGGCAGTGAACCGTTTTGCCAACGGCCTGAGAGGGCTTGGCGTAGGTAAAGGGGACCGGGTCGTCCTTTATATGCCCCAGCTTCCTGAAACGGTAATCGCCATGCTGGCCTGTGCCCGTATCGGGGCCGTGCATTCCATGGTATTTTCCGGTTTCTCAGCACTACTGCTGCGCGAGCGTGTCCGGGAAGTTGACCCCCGTGTGGTTGTTACTGTGGACGGTTTCTATCGCAACGGTCAGGTTATCCGTCTCAAGGAAGAGGTTGATCGAGCCCTGCTTGATGATCCTGCACAGAATCTGGAGTCTGTCGTTGTGGTCCACCGGGCCAACGTGGACGTGAACATGGATTCCGCCCGCGACTGCTGGTACGAGGATCTTGTCCGTCATGAACGCCCCCACGCTCCTGCCGAGATTATGGCAGCCGATGATCCTCTCTTCATCATGCACACTTCCGGCACTACGGGGAAACCCAAAGGTTTGGTCCATTCCCACGGCGGTTACATGGTCGGTGTGCACCGCACCTTCAAATGGGTTTTTGATCTCAAGCCCACAGATATTTTCTGGTGCTCCGCTGATCCGGGATGGATCACCGGGCATAGCTACCTTGTTTACGGCCCTTTGCTGGCCGGAACGACTACCGTCATGTATGAGGGGCACTCCCTCTATCCGCAGGCGGACCGACTCTGGAATATTGTTTCCAAGTACGGGGTTACTATTTTTTATACCTCGCCCACCCAGATCAGAACCCTTATGCGGTTCGGGCACCGCTATCCGGAACAGCACGATCTTTCTTCCCTGCGTATTCTCGGTGCGGTTGGTGAGCCGTTTAATACCGAAGCATGGCTCTGGATGTACGAGAATATAGGTAAGGGCCAGTGTCCGGTACTGGATACATGGTGGCAGACCGAAACCGGAATGATCATGATCAGTCCGCTGCCGGTATCTGTGCTGAAGCCCGGTTCCGTAACCAGACCCCTGCCCGGCATTGATGCCGATGTTGTGGATGCTGAGGGTAATCCCGTACCTGATGGCAAAGGCGGTTTGCTGGTGATCAAGAAGCCGTGGCCGGCGATGTTCAGCGATGTGATCGGTGATCGTGAAGAGGTCATGGCCCACTATTGGAAGCGCATACCGGGCATGTTCTATGCCGGGGACGTTGCCCGCAAGGATGAGGACGGCTATTTCTGGATTCAGGGACGCGCCGACGATGTGCTTAATATTTCAGGACACCGTATTGGAACCGCCGAGGTTGAATGTGCGCTGACCAAGCATCCGCAGGTTGCGGAAGCTGTTGTGGTCGGTGTTGCAGACAAGATCAAGGGGCAGGTTGCCAAGGCTTATGTGACCCTGAATCATGGATTTGTGGAGTCCGATGACCTGCACCGGGAATTGAAAGAGCAGGTCAGTCGCGAACTCGGTCCCATCGTGATAGTGCGCTCTGTAGAATTCAGGGATGAGCTGCCCAAAACATCCAGTGGGAAGATCAAGCGTTCTGAGTTGTGTTGA
- a CDS encoding LytTR family DNA-binding domain-containing protein: MPSLKTLILHPDSEVRSAIRKALRGVKLVRVLGETVNADEALELHKAVGYGIIFLGFDYEEGISGAELAQALGASKHKPGLIFLAGDETNAYEAFELGAVDYLIWPPDEERMQKTLERIARFKSHFREIPEPSDWKESGTGVETGEETLQLSLGEDEQDKFLSALKNAWDFSQTRQPEIEKLPVNLDGRMMLIPYTQIIFVEAYEDYSYVHTANQKFLTSHRLKTLEERLGPHRFFRVHRKYLVNLEMVTEIASLPGSNFMLRTAGRTRIELPISRRRISKLKQILGM; the protein is encoded by the coding sequence TTGCCCAGCCTTAAAACCCTCATTCTTCACCCGGACTCAGAGGTCCGTTCAGCTATACGCAAAGCTCTCCGCGGAGTTAAGCTGGTACGTGTATTGGGTGAAACTGTTAATGCTGATGAAGCCTTGGAGCTTCATAAAGCCGTGGGGTACGGGATTATATTTTTGGGTTTTGATTATGAAGAGGGTATAAGCGGTGCTGAATTAGCTCAGGCATTGGGAGCCAGTAAACATAAACCAGGACTGATCTTTCTCGCCGGAGATGAGACCAATGCTTATGAGGCTTTTGAGCTTGGGGCAGTTGATTATCTTATCTGGCCTCCTGATGAAGAGCGCATGCAGAAAACTCTGGAACGTATTGCCCGTTTTAAGAGTCATTTCCGGGAAATCCCCGAGCCTTCAGATTGGAAGGAGTCCGGGACCGGCGTGGAGACCGGGGAAGAGACTTTGCAGCTTTCACTTGGCGAGGATGAGCAGGACAAATTTCTTTCCGCACTCAAGAATGCATGGGATTTTTCTCAGACCCGCCAGCCGGAGATAGAAAAGCTCCCGGTCAATCTGGACGGGCGCATGATGCTTATTCCTTATACTCAGATCATCTTTGTGGAAGCTTACGAAGATTATTCCTACGTGCACACAGCCAATCAAAAATTTCTTACTTCCCACAGGTTAAAAACTCTCGAGGAGCGCCTCGGCCCGCACCGTTTTTTCAGGGTGCATCGCAAGTATTTGGTAAATCTGGAAATGGTTACAGAAATAGCCTCTCTGCCGGGTAGTAACTTTATGCTCCGCACTGCAGGTCGTACAAGGATCGAGCTGCCCATCAGTCGCAGGCGGATCAGCAAACTCAAGCAGATTCTGGGGATGTGA
- a CDS encoding transcriptional repressor has product MKIGQRRSKQRELILEELKGLTCHPTADELYERVRKRLPNISLGTVYRNLELMADNGVILKIETSGKNRFDGNAEPHPHIRCLQCGKVDDIMNNVAAPAINAVEARGYDIKGCSIEYFGFCPECQTKVH; this is encoded by the coding sequence ATGAAAATAGGACAAAGACGATCAAAACAGAGAGAACTCATACTTGAGGAACTCAAAGGACTGACCTGTCATCCCACCGCGGATGAACTGTATGAAAGAGTACGTAAAAGGCTCCCCAATATCAGCTTGGGAACCGTATACCGCAACTTGGAACTTATGGCGGACAACGGTGTCATCCTCAAGATTGAGACAAGCGGAAAAAACAGATTTGATGGAAATGCCGAACCGCATCCGCATATCAGATGTTTACAATGCGGCAAGGTAGATGACATTATGAACAACGTAGCAGCCCCTGCAATCAACGCTGTTGAAGCCCGAGGGTATGATATAAAAGGGTGCTCAATTGAGTATTTCGGCTTTTGCCCGGAATGCCAGACCAAAGTACATTAA
- the rbr gene encoding rubrerythrin, protein MSQLKGSKTEKNILTAFAGESQARNRYTYFASKAKKEGYVQISKVFEETANQEKEHAKRLFKLLEGGEVEVTASFPAGVIGSTVENLKEAAGGERHEWEEMYPEFAKIAEEEGFNTIAAIFRAIAVAEEFHEKRYLALTKNIEDGKVFKKDNAIIWQCQNCGYTHEGDSAPHKCPACDHPQAHFQVVCENW, encoded by the coding sequence ATGTCCCAATTAAAAGGTTCGAAAACAGAAAAGAATATCCTGACCGCGTTTGCAGGAGAATCTCAGGCCCGTAACCGTTACACCTACTTCGCTTCAAAGGCGAAAAAAGAAGGTTATGTTCAGATTTCCAAAGTCTTCGAAGAAACTGCCAATCAGGAAAAAGAACACGCCAAAAGGCTCTTCAAACTTCTTGAAGGCGGCGAAGTAGAAGTAACTGCATCCTTCCCCGCAGGAGTAATCGGCTCCACAGTTGAAAACCTCAAAGAAGCAGCAGGCGGCGAAAGACATGAATGGGAAGAAATGTATCCCGAATTTGCCAAGATTGCTGAAGAAGAAGGTTTCAACACAATTGCCGCTATTTTCCGTGCGATCGCAGTAGCTGAAGAATTTCATGAAAAAAGATACCTTGCTCTGACCAAAAACATTGAAGATGGCAAGGTGTTTAAAAAGGACAACGCTATCATCTGGCAGTGCCAGAACTGTGGATACACCCACGAAGGTGATTCCGCACCGCACAAATGCCCTGCATGTGACCATCCTCAGGCACATTTTCAGGTAGTCTGTGAGAACTGGTAG
- a CDS encoding desulfoferrodoxin, with translation MAELYEVYKCEACGNITMVLHAGPGNLACCGSDMVLMTENTVDAAKEKHVPVIEKIEGGYKVKVGEVAHPMEEKHWIEWIELSCGNSRMIKQLKPGEAPEAKFCCCKESTEPVVARAYCNLHGLWKA, from the coding sequence ATGGCTGAATTGTACGAAGTTTATAAATGCGAAGCTTGCGGTAATATCACTATGGTTCTTCATGCCGGCCCCGGTAACCTTGCCTGCTGTGGATCAGATATGGTTCTTATGACTGAAAACACCGTTGATGCTGCTAAAGAAAAGCACGTTCCGGTTATTGAAAAGATCGAAGGCGGCTACAAAGTGAAAGTCGGCGAAGTTGCCCACCCCATGGAAGAAAAGCACTGGATCGAATGGATTGAGCTTTCCTGTGGCAATTCCCGGATGATCAAACAACTCAAGCCCGGCGAAGCTCCTGAAGCAAAATTCTGCTGCTGCAAGGAAAGCACCGAACCTGTTGTTGCCCGTGCATACTGTAACCTGCACGGTCTCTGGAAAGCATAA
- a CDS encoding rubredoxin encodes MAEPKDMYQCQVSNCGYIYNPDKGDRKGKIDKGTAFADLPEDWKCPVCGASKKSFKPLG; translated from the coding sequence ATGGCTGAACCCAAAGATATGTATCAATGTCAGGTTAGCAATTGCGGTTATATCTACAACCCGGACAAAGGGGACCGCAAAGGTAAAATCGACAAAGGAACTGCCTTTGCAGATCTGCCTGAAGACTGGAAATGCCCGGTTTGCGGCGCAAGCAAAAAATCTTTCAAGCCCCTGGGCTAA
- the rd gene encoding rubredoxin: MKYVCTICGWVYDPAEGDPDGGIAPGTKFEDIPEDWECPVCGASKDDFEPED; the protein is encoded by the coding sequence ATGAAATACGTATGTACTATTTGTGGTTGGGTTTATGATCCTGCTGAAGGTGATCCGGATGGCGGTATCGCTCCCGGTACCAAATTCGAAGATATCCCCGAAGATTGGGAATGTCCGGTTTGCGGCGCAAGCAAGGATGATTTCGAGCCTGAAGATTAA
- a CDS encoding FprA family A-type flavoprotein, with product MRPIEIKEGVHWIGVVDWNCRNFHGYARSANGTTYNAFYIEDEKKVLVDTVSKGSENQFLCSLSHLTKPEEIDYIVVNHLEPDHAGCLEKMVELCKPEKIFVSVMGGKNIATFFDSKDWPVHVVKPGEEVSIGKRTLRFYETRMLHWPDNMFTFIPEDKLLFTSDAFGQNIAASERWVDEMSKVMVVDYMQQYYANIITPYSSKVIKTLETFAGLNLDVDMICPDHGLMFRGDDCALALDKYMEFAKQEPKQKATLFYDTMWSSTERMINAVASGLVSEGISVKVMSVKANHHSDIMSEVFDSAAIVLGSPTHNNGILPGMADALTYIKGLRPQDKIGAAVGSFGWSGECVNILNEWLEKMGCEIIEPQIKAKNRPDHDTLKECFQLGVTIAAAIKEKTAK from the coding sequence GTGAGACCTATTGAAATCAAAGAAGGCGTACATTGGATCGGAGTTGTGGACTGGAATTGCCGCAACTTTCACGGATATGCACGCTCCGCCAACGGAACCACATACAACGCTTTCTACATTGAAGACGAAAAAAAAGTTCTGGTGGATACTGTTTCCAAAGGATCTGAGAACCAGTTCCTTTGTTCACTCTCCCACCTGACCAAACCTGAAGAAATCGACTACATTGTCGTCAACCACCTTGAGCCCGACCACGCTGGCTGCCTCGAGAAGATGGTAGAGCTTTGCAAGCCCGAAAAAATCTTTGTTTCCGTCATGGGCGGAAAAAATATCGCTACATTTTTTGATAGCAAAGACTGGCCCGTACATGTAGTCAAACCCGGTGAAGAAGTTTCCATAGGTAAACGCACCCTGCGTTTCTATGAAACCCGCATGCTGCACTGGCCCGACAACATGTTCACTTTTATTCCCGAAGACAAGCTGCTCTTCACCAGTGACGCTTTCGGACAGAACATTGCCGCCAGCGAGCGCTGGGTAGATGAAATGAGCAAAGTGATGGTCGTAGACTATATGCAGCAGTACTACGCAAACATCATCACCCCTTATTCCTCTAAGGTTATCAAAACCCTCGAGACTTTTGCGGGCCTCAACCTTGATGTAGACATGATCTGCCCTGACCACGGCCTCATGTTCCGTGGTGATGACTGCGCTCTGGCTCTTGATAAATATATGGAATTCGCAAAACAGGAACCCAAGCAGAAAGCAACCCTGTTCTACGACACCATGTGGAGCTCCACCGAGCGCATGATCAACGCTGTTGCTTCCGGCCTCGTTTCCGAAGGCATTTCTGTTAAAGTTATGTCTGTAAAGGCCAACCACCACAGCGACATCATGAGCGAAGTTTTCGACTCCGCAGCGATTGTCCTCGGTTCCCCGACCCACAACAACGGCATCCTCCCCGGTATGGCTGACGCACTGACTTACATCAAAGGCCTGCGTCCCCAGGACAAGATCGGTGCTGCAGTAGGTTCCTTCGGCTGGTCCGGAGAGTGTGTCAATATTCTCAACGAATGGCTTGAAAAAATGGGCTGCGAAATCATCGAGCCTCAGATCAAAGCTAAAAACCGTCCTGACCATGACACTCTCAAAGAGTGCTTCCAGCTCGGTGTTACCATTGCTGCAGCAATTAAAGAAAAGACTGCTAAATAG
- a CDS encoding DVU0298 family protein encodes MATGRKIKTEVMAALANENWESKFEELMDKYSMQNLVSPLFASLCATTVIVRWHGITCFGKVISRMVEEDAPKARIVMRRIMWMLNEESGGCAWGVPEAMGEITAVNDLMAAEYGKILLSYSHEDEEGPENYLEFPTLLRGAVWGVARMAQTRQKIAAQATGDLIRFLSYPDPVIKGTACWALGGLKSTESVKKLEALVDNDTVIDIYKDSSLQSVTVGRLAQEALDKISGI; translated from the coding sequence ATGGCTACCGGACGTAAGATAAAAACAGAAGTCATGGCCGCACTGGCTAACGAAAACTGGGAAAGCAAGTTTGAAGAATTAATGGATAAATACTCCATGCAGAATCTTGTTTCCCCGCTTTTCGCTTCACTGTGTGCGACCACGGTTATAGTCCGCTGGCACGGAATTACCTGCTTCGGCAAGGTCATCTCCCGTATGGTGGAGGAAGACGCACCCAAGGCCCGCATTGTCATGCGCAGAATCATGTGGATGCTCAATGAGGAGTCCGGTGGATGTGCATGGGGAGTTCCTGAAGCCATGGGCGAAATCACTGCCGTAAACGATCTGATGGCCGCTGAATACGGTAAAATCCTTTTAAGCTACAGCCACGAGGACGAAGAAGGTCCGGAAAACTACCTTGAATTTCCGACCCTGCTCCGCGGGGCGGTTTGGGGAGTTGCCCGTATGGCACAGACTCGTCAAAAAATCGCGGCTCAAGCAACAGGCGACCTTATCCGTTTTCTTTCCTATCCCGACCCGGTTATTAAGGGGACTGCCTGCTGGGCTCTTGGGGGGTTGAAATCAACGGAATCCGTCAAAAAGCTTGAAGCTTTGGTGGATAATGATACTGTTATAGATATTTATAAGGACTCTTCATTGCAGTCTGTAACAGTGGGAAGGCTGGCTCAGGAAGCTCTGGATAAAATTTCCGGAATTTAA